A part of Myxococcota bacterium genomic DNA contains:
- a CDS encoding PH domain-containing protein, translated as MGSDFEARLSPRVVATSVLGTVVLLAEAALMLGLSFRAPWPASTIFLSTAALLVVLLVAIALLAIRGYRIEPGVLRVTRPLWASSHSLSGLHAAARDPSALRFTWMGFGNNGFFALNGWRRVEPYGWCRVLATDAANAVVLRTAKATYIVTPDRPDEFIAQVLALSPRA; from the coding sequence GTGGGGAGTGACTTCGAGGCACGGCTGTCGCCGCGGGTCGTGGCCACGTCGGTGCTCGGCACGGTGGTGCTGCTCGCCGAGGCGGCCCTGATGCTCGGGCTCTCGTTCCGGGCGCCCTGGCCGGCGTCGACGATCTTCCTGTCGACGGCGGCGCTGCTGGTGGTCCTGCTCGTCGCGATCGCGCTGCTGGCGATCCGCGGCTATCGCATCGAGCCCGGCGTGCTCCGCGTCACCCGCCCGCTGTGGGCCTCGAGTCACTCGCTGAGCGGGCTGCACGCCGCGGCGCGCGACCCGAGCGCCCTCCGTTTCACCTGGATGGGCTTCGGCAACAACGGCTTCTTCGCGCTGAACGGCTGGCGCCGCGTGGAGCCCTACGGCTGGTGCCGGGTGCTGGCGACCGACGCCGCCAACGCGGTCGTGCTGCGCACGGCGAAAGCCACCTACATCGTGACTCCGGACCGCCCCGACGAGTTCATCGCGCAGGTTCTGGCGCTTTCTCCTCGAGCTTGA
- a CDS encoding pseudouridine synthase: protein MCSRREADKLVAAGRVRLNGRVAVHGDSVAEGDKVELDGKPVRVRDKKAVVLAYHKPPGIECTSDPRVADNIIQAVNFPERVFHVGRLDKFSEGLILLTNRGELVNAILRAGHGHEKEYVVETDKPITERALARMRAGIPLDGRKTLPAVAERLAGRVFRLVLREGRNRQIRRMCEALELRVKRLVRVRVMNVELGDLRPGRWRKLRADELRALEALLAAGVSSPLHTSAESASG, encoded by the coding sequence ATCTGCTCTCGGCGCGAAGCCGACAAGCTCGTTGCCGCCGGACGCGTGCGCCTGAACGGGCGCGTCGCGGTGCACGGTGACTCGGTCGCCGAAGGCGACAAGGTCGAGCTCGACGGCAAGCCGGTGCGGGTGCGGGACAAGAAGGCGGTCGTGCTCGCCTATCACAAGCCGCCGGGCATCGAGTGCACGTCGGATCCGCGCGTGGCCGACAACATCATCCAGGCGGTGAACTTCCCCGAGCGCGTGTTCCACGTCGGCCGGCTCGACAAGTTCTCCGAAGGGCTGATCCTGCTCACGAACCGCGGCGAGCTCGTGAACGCGATCCTGCGCGCGGGTCACGGCCACGAGAAGGAGTACGTGGTCGAGACCGACAAGCCGATCACCGAGAGGGCGCTCGCGCGCATGCGCGCCGGCATTCCGCTCGACGGCCGCAAGACTCTGCCCGCGGTGGCCGAGCGTCTCGCCGGGCGCGTGTTCCGGCTCGTGCTGCGCGAGGGCCGCAACCGGCAGATCCGGCGCATGTGCGAGGCGCTCGAGCTGCGCGTGAAGCGGCTGGTGCGCGTGCGCGTGATGAACGTGGAGCTCGGCGACCTGCGGCCGGGCCGCTGGCGGAAGCTCCGCGCCGACGAGCTGCGCGCGCTCGAGGCCCTGCTCGCGGCGGGAGTGAGTAGTCCGCTACACACCTCCGCGGAGAGCGCCTCCGGGTGA
- a CDS encoding rod shape-determining protein produces MSEAKRISLNRLFSADLGVDLGTANARVTSRRTGEVFSTPAVVARDRRTGEIHAVGQHAADLIARLPEAIEEVRPLRDGAIADYEGAMVLLRALILHARNRLALRRPRLVLSVPCELTQVERRALVSAAKGAGAREVYLLAAPMAAALGAGVPAAERGGKLVIDIGAGTTDVAVVTLSGVVHSRTMRVGGARLDEAIRTWMKRKLDVEIGLSQARVLKEQLGCALPRQDHRDVTIDARDRVTGALRVVRVRAEELREALAPAVSALVEAVRTVIEDAPPELSADIAANGIVLAGGGARLDGLAELLMRELKLPVAVAKDPMTAGVAGCGGCLERIDLLRDLRLEARARTRHLEAA; encoded by the coding sequence ATGTCCGAAGCCAAGCGAATCTCCCTCAACCGTCTGTTCTCCGCCGACCTCGGCGTGGATCTCGGCACCGCGAACGCGCGAGTCACGAGCCGCCGCACCGGCGAAGTCTTCTCCACCCCTGCCGTCGTGGCACGCGACCGCCGCACCGGCGAGATCCACGCGGTGGGCCAGCACGCCGCCGACCTGATCGCGCGCCTGCCGGAGGCGATCGAAGAGGTGCGCCCGCTGCGCGACGGCGCGATCGCCGACTACGAAGGCGCGATGGTGCTGCTGCGCGCGCTGATCCTGCACGCGCGCAACCGCCTGGCGCTGCGCCGCCCGCGGCTCGTGCTGAGCGTGCCCTGCGAGCTGACGCAGGTGGAGCGCCGCGCGCTGGTCTCGGCGGCGAAGGGCGCGGGCGCGCGCGAGGTGTATCTCCTGGCGGCGCCCATGGCAGCGGCGCTCGGCGCCGGCGTGCCCGCCGCGGAGCGCGGCGGCAAGCTCGTGATCGACATCGGCGCCGGCACCACCGACGTCGCGGTCGTGACCCTGTCCGGCGTCGTGCACTCGCGCACCATGCGCGTGGGCGGCGCCCGCCTCGACGAGGCGATCCGCACCTGGATGAAGCGCAAGCTCGACGTCGAAATCGGACTCAGCCAGGCGCGCGTCCTGAAGGAGCAGCTCGGCTGCGCCCTCCCGCGCCAGGACCACCGCGACGTGACGATCGATGCGCGCGACCGGGTGACCGGCGCGCTGCGCGTGGTGCGCGTGCGGGCGGAGGAGCTGCGCGAGGCCCTGGCCCCGGCAGTCAGCGCGCTGGTGGAAGCGGTGCGCACGGTGATCGAAGACGCACCGCCCGAGCTCTCGGCCGACATCGCCGCGAACGGCATCGTGCTCGCGGGCGGCGGGGCGCGGCTCGACGGTCTCGCGGAGCTCCTGATGCGCGAGCTGAAGCTCCCGGTCGCGGTCGCCAAGGACCCGATGACGGCGGGCGTCGCCGGCTGCGGCGGGTGTCTCGAGCGGATCGACCTGCTGCGCGACCTGCGGCTCGAGGCCCGCGCGCGCACGCGCCACCTCGAGGCGGCCTAA